A genomic region of Fusarium oxysporum f. sp. lycopersici 4287 supercont2.30 genomic scaffold, whole genome shotgun sequence contains the following coding sequences:
- a CDS encoding uncharacterized protein (At least one base has a quality score < 10), whose translation MSSRNSHHISPDEVLNAPKLASQGEQRLRTIVHGEPNSFTFHISFEYQHWVLVEFHVKPITSDLAQLPLYAVNGSFTPSHDSINSSQVLTAAQLVDDTYIRVTSLRLTEDFFGRQAPLTSGSSFYSPTSSTLGLEQHIAIGPRSIRAANQQSTHTIPFIKPTLPETHANSQDMIVLGRKTHGTESGGCEPGVISSTGQGQESLDKIVSGLVKAVLSGQRKGRISQIGVIKYHNVITQRLLDCANDQNLNDYLDYLEGALRGRIRIEKHESKIRMWNIRFSLSCLRMVKEQVDNSRKQRSSRAAKIVNDIVNRLLITDGVRAWGVYHGFSARDYRLSKASEVTQLHAEYIAKQAAEQLRDKVAAPPDSFQVPFSGFWLHTVTKISYATICDYIGLSNVAELKSVTDTEVLMSVDIPMSWISRQWFDPRDRNLPEPAVSNSDEGVGQNNSVGETLAMETDMDFTADFDHILCEPGIFDPRFAFPT comes from the exons ATGAGCTCGAGAAACAGTCACCACATATCGCCCGACGAGGTGCTCAACGCACCGAAACTTGCAAGTCAAGGTGAACAACGGCTCCGAACCATTGTACACGGAGAGCCAAATAGCTTCACCTTCCACATATCATTCGAATACCAGCACTGGGTATTGGTTGAATTCCATGTTAAACCCATTACTTCAGATCTTGCGCAACTTCCATTGTATGCTGTGAATGGTAGCTTCACTCCTTCTCACGATTCTATAAATTCCAGCCAAGTTCTTACAGCGGCTCAACTGGTTGATGATACATACATACGAGTCACGTCTCTGAGACTGACCGAAGATTT TTTTGGGCGGCAAGCACCACTCACGTCTGGCTCGTCATTCTATTCGCCAACGTCAAGCACTCTCGGTCTCGAACAGCACATCGCAATCGGTCCAAGAAGCATTCGCGCGGCGAACCAACAGTCCACACACACGATTCCCTTCATAAAGCCAACCTTACCTGAGACTCACGCGAACTCTCAGGACATGATTGTACTTGGTAGAAAGACGCATGGTACCGAGAGCGGAGGCTGCGAGCCCGGTGTTATATCCTCGACCGGTCAGGGACAAGAGAGTCTGGATAAGATTGTGAGCGGTCTGGTTAAGGCCGTGCTATCCgggcaaaggaaaggaagaatATCACAAATTGGAGTGATTAAGTATCACAATGTCATTACACAGAGACTTTTGGACTGTGCCAACGATCAAAATCTCAACGACTATCTGGATTACCTTGAGGGAGCTCTGCGTGGAAGAATTCGCATCGAGAAGCACGAATCGAAGATAAGGATGTGGAATATCCGGTTCTCCTTGTCCTGTTTACGAATGGTCAAAGAACAGGTAGACAATAGCCGCAAGCAAAGGTCATCGAGGGCAGCTAAGATAGTTAACGATATTGTTAATCGTCTCTTGATTACCGATGGAGTTAGGGCCTGGGGTGTATATCACGGGTTTTCAG CGCGAGATTACAGATTGTCCAAAGCATCTGAAGTGACTCAGCTTCATGCAGAATATATCGCTAAGCAGGCAGCAGAACAACTTCGTGACAAAGTCGCTGCCCCTCCAGATTCTTTCCAAGTTCCATTCTCCGGCTTCTGGCTTCATACTGTCACAAAGATCTC ATATGCTACCATTTGTGACTACATTGGGTTATCCAACGTTGCTGAGTTGAAGTCTGTAACTGATACAGAAGTTCTAATGTCAGTGGATATTCCAATGTCCTGGATAAGCAGGCAGTGGTTCGATCCGCGAGACCGCAACCTGCCTGAGCCTGCTGTCTCAAATTCGGACGAAGGTGTTGGTCAAAATAACAGCGTGGGAGAGACCTTGGCCATGGAAACCGATATGGACTTCACCGCAGACTTTGATCATATTTTATGCGAACCTGGCATATTTGACCCTAGGTTTGCATTTCCGACGTAA
- a CDS encoding uncharacterized protein (At least one base has a quality score < 10), whose protein sequence is MEEDALPPYEPVTCAEQRTVKVVPHPVQQYDLFQLPKYNKTWHAHIIRCDEKGSEFPAWKMPSVYTVGSLPDSHCVVVVTSRIRQKFNEIYRQYILREVEAGDDVFLDIFTPNNKNIEKYGLEAAKRKTRSDVLGRAVEGVATTGLALYRYYMKIIPVNSDRLPLEWALLGYHLGVSEPEVRDQFTLLSLLLELHFVQDLNSDDVSQLLEKKGQDGWEKYLEMRASLATENIVENTDEEMHEILLVRGLLEFAGHQARVLYYQHDPEGTPQDQERTITDSCRILGRTLRCVFEAKDEGESERSNRMHGRMQIPRPLGAHEVRERLIQSGYSNIEISELSVNLPIFLPIGIPVPYRETLPATLVNGLKRKVVMDAITVMSSSDTYMLHLPALRGEENHIMMFLLYLVKNGLEPEVTTAWMNSTEGQSIYDHTLTRMREQLQSLEQSILCLNTLRAYLYLLDPPEPAIEPVYACYLCDFTYLLHGDTQINRRSVLEVVAGSAQKTLIRLPPGVAQIAMPITRPPPVHWCDGFVDRYWQHRSNEAMTHEEAYRRTVLSIATYPAMPQKEQQITPELVSWLVDLRPGQVQDIGGDVTTQHIQEELKNSMYLGNYLGKEVCYIGSSWPGGGTSSQSTGERIILGEHASELAQQLCLLHELIIFDLGSGDSEKLLPIFNELEKAEKACRYFAVDVNRASLESHVQRLSKRYKHVDCYGLHGSFEDARRVAMGMPGKKVGISCSSTLTDFEPKKLHRILQGWHEVVDQLIVSQHEPVEKKELEISYHTTQFTEFVRGGWDQANRLLGWTEFDDERWKLQCEITDLPQCHMFRSEDFQRIIQNSGWRVSKCYQDGKTKMSMYNIIPAQKADAGPCRLPHRLNTLEVCNPIE, encoded by the exons ATGGAAGAGGACGCTTTACCACCATATGAACCAGTCACATGTGCGGAACAAAGAACCGTG AAGGTTGTTCCTCATCCGGTGCAACAGTATGACCTTTTCCAGCTGCCAAAATACAATAAAACTTGGCATGCTCACATCATCCGCTGTGATGAGAAGGGTTCCGAGTTTCCTGCATGGAAGATGCCCTCTGTCTACACTGTTGGGTCACTTCCCGATAGTCATTGTGTCGTGGTTGTTACCTCTCGCATTCGACAAAAATTCAACGAGATATACAGACAATACATCTTGCGTGAAGTCGAAGCCGGAGACGACGTCTTCCTCGACATTTTCACGCcaaataataaaaatatagAAAAATACGGCCTAGAGGCAGCGAAAAGGAAGACCCGGTCTGATGTCCTCGGGAGGGCCGTCGAAGGCGTTGCCACCACTGGTCTCGCGCTATATCGGTATTACATGAAAATCATCCCCGTCAATTCCGACCGACTGCCACTTGAGTGGGCACTGTTGGGTTATCACCTAGGA GTGTCAGAACCGGAGGTCCGCGATCAGTTTACGTTGTTATCCCTGCTTCTTGAACTACATTTCGTGCAAGATCTGAACAGCGACGACGTATCTCAACTCCTTGAGAAGAAAGGACAAGATGGGTGGGAAAAATACTTGGAGATGAGGGCATCCCTGGCAACTGAAAACATAGTCGAGAATACCGATGAAGAGATGCACGAAATATTACTGGTCCGTGGACTGCTGGAATTTGCTGGTCACCAGGCGCGTGTTCTCTATTATCAGCACGACCCAGAAGGGACCCCGCAAGACCAAGAGAGGACCATCACTGACAGTTGTCGCATACTTGGTCGGACCCTTCGTTGTGTTTTCGAGGCCAAGGACGAAGGCGAGTCCGAAAGGTCAAACAGAATGCATGGGAGAATGCAGATCCCTAGGCCCTTAGGTGCACACGAAGTACGAGAGCGCCTCATCCAGTCGGGATACTCAAACATCGAAATTTCGGAGTTGTCTGTTAACCTCCCAATTTTCTTGCCAATTGGAATTCCTGTTCCCTACCGTGAGACCTTACCAGCGACATTAGTCAATGGGCTCAAGCGGAAAGTAGTGATGGATGCCATCACTGTGAT GAGCAGTAGCGATACCTATATGCTTCATCTTCCGGCATTGCGGGGGGAAGAGAACCATATAATGATGTTCCTTCTTTATCTTGTCAAGAATGGACTAGAACCAGAAGTTACCACGGCATGGATGAATTCCACAGAAGGCCAGAGTATATACGACCACACCTTGACAAGAATGCGGGAACAACTACAATCATTGGAGCAATCTATTTTGTGTCTGAATACCTTGCGCGCTTATCTTTACCTTCTCGACCCACCTGAGCCGGCCATAGAACCTGTCTACGCTTGCTACCTTTGCGACTTTACTTATCTTCTACACGGCGACACGCAAATCAATCGGCGAAGTGTATTAGAGGTGGTAGCAGGCTCTGCTCAAAAGACGTTGATACGTCTTCCACCTGGCGTTGCCCAGATTGCTATGCCTATTACCAGGCCACCGCCGGTACACTGGTGTGATGGATTTGTTGACCGGTATTGGCAACATCGGTCAAATGAAGCAATGACGCATGAAGAAGCTTACCGAAGGACTGTTCTTTCCATTGCAA CATATCCTGCAATGCCTCAGAAAGAACAACAAATCACTCCAGAGCTAGTCAGCTGGCTTGTCGATTTACGACCCGGGCAAGTACAGGATATTGGAGGGGATGTCACAACACAGCACATCCAGGAGGAATTGAAGAACTCCATGTACCTTGGCAACTATCTCGGTAAAGAGGTCTGCTATATTGGATCTTCCTGGCCAGGAGGGGGCACATCTTCCCAATCTACTGGGGAAAGAATTATCTTGGGAGAACACGCCTCTGAGCTGGCTCAACAGCTTTGCCTATTACATGAACTCATCATATTCGACCTTGGCTCTGG GGACTCTGAAAAGTTACTGCCGATATTTAACGAGCTCGAGAAAGCAGAGAAGGCTTGTCGCTATTTCGCAGTCGATGTCAACAGGGCTTCACTTGAAAGCCATGTTCAGCGCTTAAGTAAGCGATATAAACACGTGGACTGCTATGGGCTCCACGGAAGTTTCGAAGACGCAAGGAGAGTAGCGATGGGTATGCCAGGGAAGAAAGTTGGTATCTCATGCTCCTCCACATTGACCGACTTTGAACCCAAAAAACTTCACCGAATCTTACAAGGTTGGCACGAGGTGGTGGACCAGCTCATCGTCAGTCAGCATGAGCCggtggagaagaaggagttGGAAATCTCCTATCACACGACTCAATTCACTGAATTCGTGAGAGGTGGCTGGGATCAGGCAAACAGGCTTTTAGGGTGGACAGAATTTGACGATGAACGGTGGAAACTTCAGTGCGAAATTACTGATCTGCCTCAGTGTCACATGTTTCGTT CGGAGGACTTTCAGCGCATAATCCAGAACTCCGGATGGAGAGTATCGAAATGCTACCAAGATGGGAAGACCAAGATGT CGATGTATAATATCATCCCAGCTCAAAAGGCCGACGCTGGGCCTTGCAGGCTGCCCCACCGGCTCAACACGCTTGAGGTCTGTAACCCAATAGAGTAG
- a CDS encoding uncharacterized protein (At least one base has a quality score < 10), with translation MANSTLPKSTSHETFLGLYVKAEKRIAARHRRNSHPDLSKLSEDHISIDEHFDITDKFQQYFMELVSAQKRMNDSIAKGIEEALSQLKDVYCKIEADEREKHMMSSKLHNQSKQLQKVEAERNEEVERRLEAEEDRKAADKLFEEQRVQLSIVTKDLNRLKQVSDAATYREGKLKKELKDKKAETRELQYEVQAKENRINIMRDTMEKLAYYAHFGHEEHPVGDPLTWTPEMVESFFAEWESMVDITVRRKKVLELLSNVAGLDAEEVLASDVDQVRLLLDEAGWSLERA, from the coding sequence ATGGCGAACTCAACATTGCCCAAAAGTACATCTCATGAGACATTTCTGGGGTTGTATGTCAAGGCCGAAAAGCGCATTGCCGCCCGCCATCGAAGAAATTCTCATCCAGATCTTTCAAAACTTTCAGAGGACCATATATCGATCGATGAACATTTTGACATTACCGACAAGTTCCAACAGTACTTCATGGAGCTCGTATCTGCCCAGAAGCGCATGAATGACTCAATAGCCAAGGGAATCGAAGAAGCTCTATCGCAACTCAAAGACGTTTACTGCAAAATAGAAGCTGatgaaagagagaagcaTATGATGAGCAGTAAATTACATAATCAGTCTAAACAACTGCAGAAAGTTGAGGCGGAAAGGAACGAAGAAGTTGAGCGGAGATtggaggcagaagaagacagaAAAGCGGCGGACAAACTGTTTGAGGAACAGAGAGTACAGCTCTCAATAGTAACCAAAGACCTCAATCGACTGAAGCAGGTCTCTGATGCTGCAACCTACAGAGAAGGAAAGCTGAAGAAAGAGCTGAAAGACAAAAAGGCAGAGACGAGAGAACTTCAGTACGAGGTGCAGGCGAAGGAAAACCGAATCAACATCATGAGAGATACAATGGAGAAACTGGCGTATTATGCCCACTTCGGTCATGAAGAGCACCCGGTTGGGGATCCTCTAACTTGGACCCCGGAAATGGTTGAAAGCTTCTTTGCTGAATGGGAGTCCATGGTTGATATCACGGTGCGTCGGAAAAAGGTATTGGAACTTCTATCAAACGTTGCCGGTCTCGATGCCGAAGAGGTGCTTGCTTCAGATGTCGATCAGGTCAGGCTATTACTCGATGAAGCTGGCTGGAGTTTGGAAAGGGCTTGA
- a CDS encoding uncharacterized protein (At least one base has a quality score < 10), with the protein MLQGLLDGLCKPDICHGLMSAQNQRYAKVLLAMQHIIQTSHGAAVLCAARLGLSALSNMRKENLLSLIQMIEERSSLFSSPEFEILFRERNFQRLSADPSRQIPSEPQLLTSTTHVTAEKSRDGIRAQDTPGLGGLGPEISTETQGSSDTIFLLCVGTAADEDVSKGDMIGVRLNLLDIETLHKDVAAILEGKLLKQIKESSGKAFIKKDLDYTVIHQAILTMLFARARDRVEAEFKSWKWLVSNVLGNTLLSYIMEKKASSVLILLANSHGDWETLSMDDLYSHLQMLSAAHGSLSICPSETENRSAACKIADIRILDMIARDADWKYSYRPRTCFGMGKCTLPSTLIKRMATKRGYSCGGADVKIVESTTRDNLECIETPQSNSEPFEFVPDIRQPRFFHQEYIESLQKLGEYRVFISRRQVIEIAFTTVNHDMEPPHFAAGKATPNHFKWFSDDPKKRKQKLEELKDFALYQNSRLLNHPDNMEKFGSVHVGIRLDIGVSELNGNGRFFVSEPTRFPMADQLANLILDRPHVAIARVWGESMIEQHRRRIRGEKQI; encoded by the coding sequence ATGCTCCAAGGACTTCTTGATGGGCTATGCAAGCCCGACATCTGTCATGGGTTAATGAGTGCACAAAATCAACGCTATGCCAAGGTCCTGCTTGCCATGCAACATATTATTCAAACATCACATGGTGCGGCAGTTCTTTGTGCAGCAAGGCTTGGATTGTCCGCACTTAGTAACATGAGAAAGGAGAACCTCTTGTCATTGATACAAATGATTGAAGAGAGGTCTTCCTTATTTTCATCTCCTGAATTCGAGATTCTCTTTCGAGAACGCAATTTCCAACGTCTAAGCGCAGATCCTTCAAGACAAATTCCGAGTGAGCCGCAACTGCTTACATCAACGACCCATGTCACGGCGGAGAAAAGTCGTGATGGTATTCGTGCTCAAGACACCCCAGGTCTTGGAGGTCTAGGACCGGAAATCTCCACAGAGACGCAAGGCTCTTCAGACACAATTTTTCTGCTCTGTGTTGGCACAGCCGCTGATGAAGACGTTTCGAAAGGCGATATGATAGGAGTCCGCCTCAACTTGCTTGATATCGAAACACTCCACAAAGATGTAGCAGCCATCTTGGAAGGAAAATTACTAAAGCAGATAAAAGAGTCCTCCGGCAAAGCATTTATCAAAAAAGACCTCGACTATACAGTAATCCATCAAGCGATTCTAACTATGCTATTTGCTCGCGCAAGGGACCGCGTTGAAGCTGAGTTCAAGTCGTGGAAATGGCTGGTATCCAATGTACTAGGAAATACTTTGCTGAGCTACATCATGGAAAAGAAAGCATCAAGTGTCTTGATTTTGTTGGCAAACAGCCATGGCGATTGGGAAACATTGTCGATGGACGACCTTTACAGCCATCTTCAAATGCTGTCAGCAGCCCACGGGAGCCTTTCTATCTGTCCGAGTGAGACGGAGAACCGGTCGGCAGCTTGCAAAATAGCAGACATACGCATTCTGGATATGATTGCTCGAGATGCTGATTGGAAATACTCTTACCGTCCAAGGACTTGCTTCGGCATGGGGAAGTGTACTTTGCCTAGTACACTCATAAAGCGGATGGCGACCAAACGTGGCTATAGCTgtggtggtgctgatgttAAAATCGTTGAAAGCACGACGCGAGACAACCTGGAATGTATTGAAACTCCACAATCCAACTCAGAGCCGTTCGAATTCGTGCCTGACATAAGACAGCCAAGGTTTTTCCATCAGGAATACATTGAATCGTTGCAAAAGTTGGGCGAGTATCGCGTCTTTATCTCACGACGCCAGGTTATTGAAATCGCGTTCACAACAGTCAATCATGACATGGAGCCTCCACATTTCGCCGCTGGAAAGGCGACACCAAATCACTTCAAATGGTTCTCAGACGATCCTAAGAAGCGAAAACAAAAGCTGGAAGAACTAAAGGACTTTGCATTGTATCAAAACTCTCGTCTCCTGAACCATCCCGACAATATGGAGAAGTTCGGATCCGTCCACGTCGGGATACGCCTGGATATCGGAGTTTCTGAACTAAACGGTAATGGGAGGTTTTTTGTGTCTGAACCCACGAGATTTCCTATGGCAGACCAGCTAGCTAACCTCATTCTTGATCGGCCACATGTTGCTATTGCAAGAGTTTGGGGGGAATCAATGATCGAGCAACATAGGCGCCGCATTAGGGGCGAAAAGcagatataa
- a CDS encoding uncharacterized protein (At least one base has a quality score < 10) — MNDEGLLQLPYATSLYITRSMCKPLFILELEGNGLDDIRCLKKWMADTYKAILCRKPSTHLIRALLLAVLCFQREGEFAQAAKAFEQATSIFRTVSSGWDELSIEDQQELTLIFWELSKFLELDKLGFDPPLLNACDLRTATQAFLSGL, encoded by the exons ATGAACGACGAAGGACTATTGCAGCTTCCGTATGCCACAAGCCTTTATATCACAAGGTCTATGTGTAAACCactatttatcttagaactTGAAGGGAATGGTCTCGACGACATCCGATGCTTAAAAAAATGGATGGCAGATACATATAAGGCCATTTTATGCCGCAAACCATCTACGCACCTGATCCGTGCCCTCTTGCTTGCTGTACTCTGCTTTCAGCGTGAAGGCGAATTTGCCCAGGCTGCGAAGGCCTTTGAGCAAGCAACATCTATCTTCCGTACTGTTTCATC GGGCTGGGATGAACTCTCCATTGAGGATCAGCAGGAACTCACTCTGATCTTCTGGGAGCTTTCTAA GTTTTTGGAACTAGACAAGCTTGGCTTCGACCCGCCTCTGCTTAACGCCTGCGACTTGCGAACAGCGACACAAGCTTTCTTGTCCGGCTTGTGA